A part of Variovorax sp. HW608 genomic DNA contains:
- a CDS encoding tripartite tricarboxylate transporter substrate binding protein, whose product MIRSDFSPSRRRLLLGGAALAALPAAAQTTPYPSKPIRIVVPYAAGGGADANARLLAQPMSALLGQPIVVENRPGASGVIAATAVLQAPADGYTVLFDAFPYAVNAVLRKLPFDPLKDLVPVSQAINMPNILVVPSSAPYKTFKEFIDYARANPGKLSYASYGAGGSAHLAAEMLKRDAGIEWLHVPYKGGAPAITDLLAGQVSAYFANPVSGLSYVQSGRLRALATTGARRMEALPQVPTVMESGFRNFEVVEWNGFFVPAGTPPAVIERLSAAVRETTHQPEIRQRLLSMGIEPVGNTPREFGAFLQSQIARWAALVQSNGITVD is encoded by the coding sequence ATGATCCGGAGCGATTTTTCGCCCTCGCGCCGCCGGCTCTTGCTCGGCGGCGCGGCACTCGCCGCGCTGCCTGCCGCGGCCCAGACGACGCCCTATCCGTCGAAGCCGATCCGCATCGTCGTTCCGTACGCGGCGGGCGGCGGCGCCGATGCCAATGCACGGCTGCTCGCGCAACCGATGTCGGCGCTCCTGGGCCAGCCGATCGTGGTCGAGAACCGGCCCGGCGCGAGCGGCGTCATTGCGGCCACGGCGGTGCTGCAGGCGCCGGCCGACGGCTACACGGTGCTCTTCGACGCCTTTCCCTATGCGGTCAACGCGGTGCTGCGCAAGCTCCCCTTCGATCCGCTCAAGGACCTGGTGCCGGTGTCGCAGGCGATCAACATGCCCAACATCCTGGTCGTGCCGAGCTCGGCGCCCTACAAGACCTTCAAGGAGTTCATCGACTACGCGCGCGCCAATCCGGGCAAGCTGAGCTATGCGTCCTACGGCGCCGGCGGCTCGGCGCACCTCGCGGCCGAGATGCTCAAGCGCGACGCCGGCATCGAGTGGCTGCACGTGCCGTACAAGGGTGGCGCGCCGGCCATCACCGACCTGCTCGCAGGCCAGGTCTCGGCCTACTTCGCGAACCCGGTATCGGGCCTGAGCTACGTGCAGTCGGGCCGACTCCGTGCGCTCGCGACCACGGGGGCGCGGCGCATGGAGGCGCTGCCGCAGGTGCCGACCGTGATGGAGAGCGGCTTCAGGAATTTCGAGGTCGTCGAATGGAACGGTTTCTTCGTGCCTGCCGGGACGCCGCCGGCCGTGATCGAGCGCCTGTCGGCCGCGGTGCGCGAAACCACGCATCAGCCCGAGATTCGCCAGCGGCTGCTGTCGATGGGCATCGAGCCGGTCGGCAACACGCCGAGGGAATTCGGCGCCTTCCTGCAGTCGCAGATCGCGCGCTGGGCCGCGCTGGTCCAGAGCAACGGCATCACGGTCGATTGA
- a CDS encoding CoA transferase — translation MNERTTRNGAAAGPLAGLRVLDLSAYIAGPYGCSLLADQGAEVIKIEPPAGDNLRKYPSTLEAESRAFLGVNRSKLGVVLDLKRPADLEALRALVRGADVLVHNFRPSVPARLGIGYESLKAINPRLIYCTVTGYGESGPLKDKAGYDQVLQTMTGMCTMQAQPGQPPQILYGSVVDYYAAALVAAGVASALYEREKSGLGQQVGVSLMRSALAMQSARMVWAEGEPREVGRDMRSGGITGIHPTREGHLYISANTPHFWRALCEKTGLQALLSERYDSVRKRALHDEEIVPLLHAALAAHSALEWERIFGEEVPCAAARAVEDMFDFPQTKAEDMIATIAHPTLGTYRGFTRAVTFGRTPGPEPFAAPTLGQHNARLGLAASVHGADDTEGAP, via the coding sequence ATGAACGAGCGGACGACTCGCAACGGTGCCGCGGCCGGCCCGCTCGCGGGGCTGCGCGTGCTCGACCTCAGCGCCTACATCGCCGGGCCCTACGGCTGCTCGCTGCTCGCGGACCAGGGGGCCGAGGTCATCAAGATCGAGCCGCCCGCGGGCGACAACCTGCGCAAGTACCCCTCGACGCTCGAAGCCGAGAGCCGCGCCTTCCTCGGCGTGAACCGCAGCAAGCTCGGCGTGGTGCTCGACCTCAAGCGGCCCGCGGACCTCGAGGCGCTGCGCGCGCTCGTGCGCGGGGCCGACGTGCTGGTGCACAACTTCCGGCCGAGCGTGCCGGCCCGTCTCGGCATCGGCTACGAATCGCTGAAGGCGATCAACCCGCGGCTCATCTACTGCACCGTCACGGGCTATGGCGAATCCGGCCCGCTCAAGGACAAGGCCGGGTACGACCAGGTGCTGCAGACCATGACCGGCATGTGCACGATGCAGGCGCAGCCGGGCCAGCCGCCGCAGATCCTCTACGGCTCCGTGGTCGACTACTACGCCGCGGCGCTGGTGGCGGCCGGCGTGGCCTCGGCGCTCTACGAGCGCGAGAAGAGCGGCCTCGGCCAGCAGGTCGGCGTGTCGCTGATGCGCTCCGCACTCGCGATGCAATCGGCGCGCATGGTGTGGGCCGAGGGCGAGCCGCGCGAGGTCGGCCGCGACATGCGCTCGGGCGGCATCACGGGCATCCATCCGACGCGCGAGGGCCATCTCTACATCTCGGCCAACACGCCGCACTTCTGGCGTGCGCTGTGCGAGAAGACCGGCCTGCAGGCGCTGCTCTCGGAGCGCTACGACAGCGTGCGCAAGCGCGCGCTGCACGACGAGGAGATCGTGCCGCTGCTGCATGCCGCGCTGGCCGCGCACAGCGCGCTCGAATGGGAGCGCATCTTCGGCGAGGAAGTGCCGTGCGCCGCGGCGCGCGCGGTCGAGGACATGTTCGACTTTCCGCAGACGAAGGCCGAGGACATGATCGCGACCATCGCGCATCCGACGCTCGGCACTTACCGCGGCTTCACGCGCGCGGTCACCTTCGGCCGCACGCCGGGCCCCGAGCCTTTCGCGGCGCCCACGCTCGGCCAGCACAACGCGAGGCTGGGCCTCGCGGCGTCCGTGCACGGCGCCGACGACACCGAGGGCGCGCCCTGA
- a CDS encoding 4-hydroxyphenylacetate 3-hydroxylase family protein: MNTPLEHAPSRVKLMSGDDYRASLRRYTPRVFVDGREVASVVDEPAFRPGVNALAFTYDYALRPELEAIALATQASRNRVVSRMLHINASAGDLLNKLEAVRVLCQETGCAQRYLAHDALNGIAQAVARIDNAKGSTEHRARFDAYLAHVQDQDLSLGVAMTDAKGDRSRKPHQQANPDSYVHVVERSGQGIHISGTKAIVTGGPYMHEFLVMPSRNMGREDEAFAVCCAVRVDEPGITIVARPAGRPGEKLEHGDALFSRKYGQSTAVVIFDRVFVPWERVFYAGEWEHSHVLTYSYATHHRHSCIAARAGFGDLLIGAGALMCEANGLDPATRSNLRDPMVELIKITEGFYACGVAASVYATRDEYSGSFMPEPVYSNIGKLLLATQIYDMHRIAHEVSGGLIVALPGPDEDHNPATAARLSEVLQANPDIPYDKRIQTARFIEDLTASYQGGWYSVISLHGGGSPAAMKQEIWRNYPVGTKVELVERLLERGVLHDEQRAITRNRQPGRCCDTGCTVPGQAVMVPLPASRKTG, encoded by the coding sequence ATGAATACCCCGCTCGAGCACGCCCCCAGCCGTGTGAAACTCATGTCCGGCGATGACTACCGAGCGTCGCTGCGCCGGTACACGCCGAGGGTCTTCGTCGATGGCCGCGAAGTGGCCAGCGTGGTGGACGAGCCCGCCTTCAGGCCCGGCGTCAATGCGCTCGCGTTCACCTACGACTACGCGCTGCGACCCGAGCTCGAAGCCATCGCGCTGGCGACGCAGGCTTCGCGCAACCGGGTGGTCAGCCGCATGCTCCACATCAACGCGTCGGCCGGCGACCTGCTGAACAAGCTGGAAGCGGTGCGCGTCCTGTGTCAGGAGACCGGCTGCGCGCAGCGCTACCTCGCGCACGATGCGCTCAATGGGATCGCTCAGGCGGTTGCCCGCATCGACAATGCCAAGGGCAGCACCGAACACCGTGCCCGGTTCGACGCCTACCTGGCGCACGTGCAGGACCAGGACCTCTCGCTCGGCGTCGCCATGACGGACGCCAAGGGCGACCGGAGCCGAAAGCCGCATCAGCAGGCCAACCCCGACAGCTACGTCCATGTGGTTGAACGAAGCGGCCAGGGTATCCACATCAGCGGCACCAAGGCCATCGTCACCGGCGGCCCGTACATGCATGAATTCCTGGTCATGCCGAGCCGCAACATGGGCCGGGAGGACGAGGCGTTCGCGGTCTGCTGTGCGGTGCGGGTCGATGAGCCGGGCATCACCATCGTGGCGCGTCCCGCCGGCCGCCCCGGCGAAAAGCTGGAGCACGGCGATGCGCTGTTCTCGCGCAAGTACGGGCAATCGACCGCCGTGGTCATCTTCGACCGCGTCTTCGTGCCGTGGGAGCGCGTGTTCTACGCCGGTGAGTGGGAGCACAGCCACGTCCTGACGTACAGCTACGCCACCCACCATCGCCACAGCTGCATCGCGGCCCGCGCCGGCTTCGGGGACCTTCTCATCGGGGCCGGTGCGCTGATGTGCGAGGCGAACGGCCTCGACCCCGCCACCAGGAGCAATCTGCGTGACCCGATGGTCGAGCTCATCAAGATCACCGAAGGCTTCTATGCCTGCGGCGTCGCGGCGAGCGTGTACGCCACCCGGGACGAATACAGCGGCTCCTTCATGCCCGAGCCGGTGTACAGCAACATCGGCAAGCTGCTGCTCGCGACCCAGATCTACGACATGCACCGCATTGCGCACGAGGTGTCGGGCGGCTTGATCGTTGCCCTCCCGGGACCGGACGAGGACCACAACCCCGCGACGGCTGCCAGGCTCTCCGAGGTGCTGCAGGCGAACCCCGACATTCCCTACGACAAGCGCATCCAGACGGCGCGCTTCATCGAAGACCTGACGGCGTCCTACCAGGGCGGCTGGTACTCGGTCATCAGCCTGCATGGCGGCGGCTCGCCGGCGGCCATGAAGCAGGAAATCTGGCGCAACTACCCCGTGGGCACGAAGGTGGAACTCGTCGAACGGCTGCTCGAGCGCGGCGTGCTGCACGACGAGCAGCGTGCCATCACGAGGAACCGGCAGCCCGGCCGCTGCTGCGATACGGGATGCACGGTGCCCGGCCAGGCGGTGATGGTGCCGCTGCCTGCCAGCCGGAAAACCGGCTGA
- the ltrA gene encoding group II intron reverse transcriptase/maturase, producing MSHRRGKSDCCVVPKKLPNKAAGEAPAAAEVVEGRRQAKGNAIAARMSRRSVRVYDMGTALDGIRQTAKGRRDARFTGLLHHIYAVERLRAAYLALKRDAAAGVDGQTWQTYGQDLEGNLLELSERLARGGYRPQPVKRVYIDKADGSKRPLGVPALEDKLVQRATVEVLNAIYEQDFLGFSYGFRPGRSAHNALDAVAVGVGARKVNWILDADIAKFFDTIERDWLVKFIEHRVADTRVVRLIKKWLHAGVLEDGRLTQGELGTVQGGSISPLLANIYLHYALDLWVKQWRGRHARGDVIVVRYADDWVAGFQFRDDAERFQRAVAERLGQFGLKLHPEKTRLIEFGRFAHENRRRKGQGKPQTFDFLGFTHCCGTTRKGKFMVLRLTSAKRLRAKLQVIKLELRRRMHQPIPEQGQYLRAVVTGHARYFGVPCNGARLRTFRHQVVGLWHRTLCRRSQSHDLPWRRMYRLMAHWLPVPNICHPYPHQRLIVMTQGRSRMR from the coding sequence ATGAGCCACAGGCGCGGGAAGTCGGACTGCTGCGTAGTACCGAAGAAGCTGCCGAACAAGGCTGCGGGGGAAGCTCCTGCGGCGGCGGAGGTGGTGGAGGGAAGGCGGCAGGCCAAGGGAAATGCCATCGCGGCGCGCATGTCCCGCAGATCGGTGCGGGTCTATGACATGGGAACCGCGCTCGATGGCATACGACAGACGGCAAAGGGCCGTCGTGATGCGAGGTTCACGGGACTGCTGCATCACATCTACGCGGTCGAACGCCTGCGGGCGGCTTACCTCGCGCTCAAGCGCGACGCGGCCGCCGGGGTGGACGGCCAGACCTGGCAGACGTACGGACAGGACCTGGAGGGCAATCTCCTGGAGTTGTCCGAGCGGCTGGCCCGAGGGGGCTACCGGCCCCAGCCTGTGAAGAGGGTGTACATCGACAAGGCCGACGGCAGCAAGCGCCCGCTGGGCGTGCCGGCGCTGGAGGACAAGCTCGTCCAGCGTGCCACGGTCGAAGTGTTGAACGCCATCTACGAGCAGGACTTCCTCGGGTTCAGCTACGGCTTCAGGCCCGGGCGCAGCGCGCACAACGCGCTGGATGCCGTGGCGGTGGGTGTGGGCGCAAGGAAGGTGAACTGGATACTCGATGCGGACATCGCCAAGTTCTTCGACACGATCGAAAGGGACTGGCTGGTGAAGTTCATCGAACATCGCGTGGCTGACACGCGCGTGGTGCGGCTGATCAAGAAATGGCTGCACGCGGGCGTGCTGGAGGACGGCAGGCTCACGCAAGGTGAGTTGGGGACGGTTCAGGGCGGGAGCATCAGTCCGCTGCTGGCCAACATCTACCTGCACTATGCGTTGGACCTGTGGGTGAAGCAGTGGAGGGGGCGCCATGCCCGGGGTGACGTGATCGTCGTGCGCTACGCCGACGATTGGGTTGCGGGGTTCCAGTTCCGTGATGACGCCGAGCGCTTCCAGCGCGCGGTGGCCGAGCGGCTGGGCCAGTTCGGGTTGAAGCTGCATCCCGAGAAGACGCGGCTGATCGAGTTCGGGCGCTTCGCCCACGAGAACCGACGCCGCAAGGGACAAGGCAAGCCGCAGACCTTCGACTTCCTGGGGTTCACGCATTGCTGCGGGACGACCCGAAAGGGCAAGTTCATGGTCCTGCGACTCACCAGTGCCAAACGCCTGCGAGCCAAGCTGCAGGTGATCAAGCTCGAACTCAGAAGGCGCATGCACCAACCCATCCCGGAGCAGGGCCAGTACCTGCGGGCGGTGGTGACTGGGCATGCGCGCTACTTCGGCGTGCCGTGCAACGGCGCGCGGCTGAGGACATTCCGCCATCAGGTCGTCGGGCTGTGGCATCGCACGCTGTGCCGCCGCAGCCAGAGCCACGACCTGCCTTGGCGACGCATGTATCGCTTGATGGCGCACTGGCTGCCTGTCCCGAACATCTGCCACCCCTACCCGCACCAGCGTCTGATCGTCATGACCCAAGGCAGGAGCCGTATGCGGTAG
- a CDS encoding ArsR/SmtB family transcription factor, whose protein sequence is MEEQDVVRSLAALAQGARLQVFRALVITGPRGMTPGVMAEGSGIPANTLSFHLKELLNAGLVTQERQGRNLIYRASFEHMNALLGYLTENCCQGEACCLDASQGSCC, encoded by the coding sequence ATGGAAGAACAAGATGTCGTCCGCTCGCTCGCCGCACTCGCGCAAGGCGCTCGCCTGCAGGTGTTCCGCGCCCTGGTCATCACGGGTCCGCGGGGCATGACCCCTGGCGTGATGGCCGAAGGCTCCGGCATCCCGGCCAACACCTTGTCCTTCCACCTCAAGGAGCTGCTGAACGCGGGCCTCGTCACGCAGGAACGCCAAGGCCGCAACCTCATCTACCGCGCCTCGTTCGAGCACATGAACGCGCTCTTGGGCTATCTCACCGAGAACTGCTGCCAGGGCGAGGCCTGCTGCCTCGATGCCTCCCAAGGTAGCTGCTGCTGA
- a CDS encoding LysR family transcriptional regulator, whose product MKLQFLQTLIAVLRHGSFAAAAKEVNLTASAVSLQMQQLEAYFGQPLFDRSARQVRPTAFAAEVAGTMQQTLDALKALRQREDAVVSGRIRLGTIESAQVSLLPVAMQVLRERAPALEFEITRGLSAALLGDVKAGRLDTAVLVRPKSGGSSRLHWFPLAAETFVMIAPPHARRGSPVEMLRRHNWIRLDRVTTGGHIAAQYVNRIAPRTRCTFDLPGTDAVAAMVSAGLGVSVVPALRQEVLQAYPLQQIALGKEAPVRHIAMVCRPADAESRRVQAVLEAFEIAVRRRHQKP is encoded by the coding sequence ATGAAGCTCCAGTTTCTCCAGACCCTGATCGCGGTGCTGCGGCACGGCTCCTTCGCGGCGGCGGCGAAGGAGGTGAACCTCACGGCCAGCGCCGTGAGCCTGCAGATGCAGCAGCTCGAGGCCTACTTCGGCCAGCCCCTGTTCGACCGCTCGGCGCGCCAGGTGCGGCCCACGGCCTTCGCGGCCGAGGTCGCGGGCACCATGCAGCAGACGCTCGATGCGCTCAAGGCGCTGCGCCAGCGCGAGGACGCGGTGGTCTCCGGGCGCATTCGCCTGGGCACCATCGAATCGGCCCAGGTGAGCCTGCTGCCGGTCGCGATGCAGGTGCTGCGCGAGCGCGCGCCCGCGCTGGAGTTCGAGATCACGCGCGGCCTTTCCGCGGCGTTGCTGGGCGACGTCAAGGCCGGGCGCCTCGACACCGCCGTGCTGGTGCGGCCGAAGTCCGGCGGGTCGAGCCGGCTCCACTGGTTCCCCCTGGCGGCCGAGACCTTCGTGATGATCGCGCCGCCCCATGCGCGACGCGGCTCGCCGGTCGAGATGCTGCGGCGGCACAACTGGATCCGGCTGGACCGCGTGACCACCGGCGGCCACATCGCGGCCCAGTACGTCAACCGCATCGCGCCGCGCACGCGCTGCACCTTCGACCTGCCGGGCACCGACGCGGTCGCCGCGATGGTGTCGGCCGGGCTCGGCGTCTCGGTCGTGCCGGCGCTGCGGCAGGAGGTGCTGCAGGCCTATCCGCTGCAGCAGATCGCCCTCGGCAAGGAGGCGCCGGTGCGCCACATCGCGATGGTCTGCCGGCCTGCCGATGCCGAGAGCCGGCGCGTGCAGGCCGTGCTCGAGGCGTTCGAGATCGCGGTGCGACGGCGCCATCAGAAGCCGTAG
- a CDS encoding arsenate reductase ArsC yields MADSRPINVLFLCTHNSARSILAEAMLNQLGQGRFEAFSAGSSPRKNQEPNPLALEVLRNAGVSTQGLRSKSWDEFAGPDAPHMDLVITVCDNAAGEVCPYWPGHPATAHWGYADPSEAAGTAEQKLEAFRQTLHAIRRRLELLVNLPLAGVDQLLLQTQARELAGKP; encoded by the coding sequence ATGGCTGACTCCAGACCGATCAATGTCCTGTTCCTGTGCACCCACAACTCGGCGCGCAGCATCCTGGCCGAAGCCATGCTGAACCAGCTGGGCCAAGGACGATTCGAGGCGTTCTCCGCCGGCAGCAGCCCGCGCAAGAACCAGGAGCCCAATCCGCTGGCGCTCGAGGTGCTGCGCAATGCCGGCGTCTCGACGCAAGGGCTTCGCAGCAAGAGCTGGGACGAGTTCGCGGGGCCCGACGCGCCGCACATGGACCTGGTCATCACGGTCTGCGACAACGCCGCCGGCGAGGTCTGCCCGTACTGGCCCGGCCACCCTGCCACCGCGCATTGGGGATACGCGGACCCGTCGGAGGCAGCGGGAACCGCCGAGCAGAAACTGGAGGCCTTCCGGCAGACGCTTCACGCGATCCGGCGCAGACTGGAGCTCCTGGTCAACCTGCCGCTGGCCGGCGTGGATCAGCTCCTCTTGCAGACGCAGGCGCGCGAACTGGCCGGCAAGCCATGA
- a CDS encoding aquaporin, whose amino-acid sequence MTVWRKALAELLGTAGLLCAVVGSGIMAERLAGGNVAMALLANTLATVFALYVLIEVFAPLSGAHFNPAVSAVMALRRELPLSDLAIYIGAQLLGAMLGAWLANAMFDLNIFQWSSKLRAGQGQWLAEVVATAGLVLVILRSPAGKAPALVACYIGAAYWFTASTSFANPAAVFGRMFSDSFAGISPSSALGFTAAELLGAGLGAAVHRFIR is encoded by the coding sequence ATGACCGTTTGGCGGAAAGCGCTGGCCGAGTTGCTGGGCACGGCCGGCCTCCTGTGTGCGGTCGTCGGCTCGGGCATCATGGCGGAGCGCCTGGCCGGCGGCAACGTCGCCATGGCCTTGCTGGCCAATACGCTGGCCACCGTGTTTGCGCTCTACGTCCTCATCGAAGTCTTTGCGCCCCTGAGCGGCGCGCACTTCAATCCCGCCGTCAGCGCCGTGATGGCGCTGCGCCGCGAACTGCCGCTATCCGACCTGGCCATCTACATCGGAGCGCAACTGCTTGGAGCCATGCTGGGCGCCTGGCTGGCCAACGCCATGTTCGACCTCAACATCTTCCAGTGGAGCAGCAAGCTTCGGGCTGGCCAAGGCCAATGGCTGGCGGAGGTCGTTGCTACGGCAGGCCTGGTGCTCGTCATCCTGCGCTCGCCCGCGGGCAAGGCGCCGGCTCTGGTGGCCTGCTACATCGGCGCGGCGTACTGGTTCACGGCCAGCACATCCTTCGCCAATCCCGCGGCAGTGTTCGGCCGCATGTTCAGCGATAGCTTCGCCGGCATTTCGCCATCGAGCGCCCTGGGTTTCACGGCTGCCGAGCTGCTCGGCGCCGGACTCGGCGCGGCGGTCCACAGGTTCATTCGCTGA
- a CDS encoding shikimate dehydrogenase: MSDARFILAGVMGWPVAHTRSPAIHNHWIAHYGLKGAYVQLPVKPEQLEAALRGLPALGFAGCNVTVPHKVNSMKLMDELDPVARRMAAINTIVVMPDGRLKGFNNDGAGYIQSLRDAQPDWRGDAGPALVLGAGGAARAIAVALLDQGVPELRITNRTQERAEALANEFGERVKVVPWSERNAAMAGVSLLVNTTTQGMHGQPPLDVSLDELPRHALVSDAIYIPLETPLLAQAKARGHVAVNGLGMLLNQARPAFHAWFGVLPEITPELRAAVQATF, encoded by the coding sequence TTGTCTGATGCACGTTTCATCCTGGCCGGCGTCATGGGCTGGCCGGTGGCACACACCCGCTCGCCTGCCATCCACAACCACTGGATCGCCCACTACGGTCTCAAGGGCGCCTATGTGCAGTTGCCCGTGAAGCCGGAGCAGCTCGAAGCCGCGTTGCGCGGGCTGCCGGCGCTCGGATTCGCGGGCTGCAACGTCACCGTGCCGCACAAGGTCAACTCCATGAAGCTCATGGATGAACTCGATCCGGTCGCGCGGCGCATGGCGGCCATCAACACCATCGTCGTGATGCCCGACGGACGGCTCAAGGGCTTCAACAACGACGGCGCCGGCTACATCCAGAGCCTGCGCGACGCCCAGCCCGACTGGCGCGGCGACGCGGGCCCGGCGCTGGTGCTCGGCGCAGGCGGAGCGGCGCGGGCCATCGCGGTGGCGCTGCTCGATCAGGGGGTGCCCGAACTGCGGATCACCAATCGCACGCAGGAGCGCGCCGAAGCGCTCGCGAACGAGTTCGGCGAGCGCGTCAAGGTGGTGCCCTGGTCCGAGCGCAACGCGGCGATGGCGGGCGTCAGCCTGCTGGTGAACACCACGACGCAAGGCATGCACGGGCAGCCGCCGCTCGATGTGTCGCTCGATGAACTGCCCCGCCATGCGCTGGTTTCCGACGCCATCTACATCCCGCTCGAGACGCCGTTGCTGGCGCAGGCCAAGGCGCGCGGTCACGTCGCCGTGAACGGGCTCGGCATGCTCTTGAACCAGGCGCGGCCGGCGTTCCACGCGTGGTTCGGCGTGCTGCCCGAAATCACCCCCGAACTTCGCGCGGCCGTCCAGGCGACGTTCTAG
- a CDS encoding amidohydrolase family protein, giving the protein MDTIDGAVAPQPSIPHTRGTAKPDIALPPRACDCHIHIYDRRFASIGDPGRVLAQATASDYRRLQARLGTRRTVVVTPTVYGTDNAVTLDAIRQLGRADARGVAVLHPEVDDATLRLLDEGGVRGIRFTLFDPATAVTRFDMVAPLARRIEPLGWHVQLHWRADQIAAHAELLDRLPCPIVFDHLARMPHPEGAAHPAFDVVRRLLDRGRTWVKLSAPYLDDVAGAEDSRARVAAALCAHAPERLVWGSDWPHPTEKTEKPDDAALLDRILGWLGDASLRQRVLVDNPQALYGF; this is encoded by the coding sequence ATGGACACCATCGATGGCGCCGTGGCGCCACAGCCTTCGATCCCTCACACCCGCGGTACGGCGAAGCCAGACATCGCGCTGCCCCCAAGGGCCTGCGACTGCCACATCCACATCTACGACAGGCGCTTTGCGTCCATCGGCGACCCGGGGCGCGTGCTCGCGCAAGCGACGGCGAGCGACTACCGCCGCCTGCAGGCGCGGCTCGGCACGCGCCGCACCGTGGTCGTGACCCCCACGGTCTACGGCACCGACAACGCCGTGACGCTCGATGCGATCCGGCAACTCGGCAGGGCGGATGCGCGCGGCGTCGCGGTGCTCCACCCGGAGGTCGACGACGCCACCTTGCGCCTGCTCGACGAAGGCGGCGTGCGCGGCATCCGCTTCACGCTCTTCGACCCGGCGACGGCAGTGACGCGCTTCGACATGGTGGCGCCGCTCGCGCGGCGCATCGAGCCGCTCGGCTGGCATGTGCAATTGCATTGGCGCGCGGACCAGATCGCCGCGCATGCCGAGCTGCTCGACCGGCTCCCGTGCCCGATCGTGTTCGACCACCTCGCGCGGATGCCCCATCCCGAGGGCGCGGCGCACCCGGCCTTCGACGTGGTGCGCCGCCTGCTCGATCGCGGCCGCACCTGGGTCAAGTTGTCGGCCCCCTATCTCGACGACGTGGCCGGCGCCGAGGACAGCCGCGCGCGCGTGGCCGCGGCGCTGTGTGCGCACGCACCCGAGCGCCTCGTCTGGGGCAGCGACTGGCCGCACCCGACAGAGAAGACCGAAAAGCCCGACGACGCCGCGCTGCTCGACCGCATCCTCGGCTGGCTCGGCGACGCCTCGCTGCGGCAGCGCGTGCTGGTCGACAACCCGCAGGCGCTCTACGGCTTCTGA
- a CDS encoding ABC transporter substrate-binding protein, whose translation MDGFHFMRAITAAVIAATGALAQAQDIKIANIVELSGAGATSGTMFKNGVEMAIKEINASGGILGKRISYTTEDTQSNPGVAKGLTQKAVDNEVFAIYGPVFSGSILVSMAESRRGETPNFTGGEAAAITQQGNPYVFRTSFGQSVAFPKIARYINAKSKKLAVIYVNNDFGKGGQTALKQLLANSPTQIVAEISTDSGQVDFSAAVIQAKQSGADALFAYTNEEESARLLRELRKQGWNKPMIGETVLTSAKVVELAGEAANGAVAHVGLTVDAPQLQDFGKRFQAQYNTVSDHNGVKGYTGVYLLKAGIEKAGKLDRKAVAAALHNSCFSAKQYPGILMDVCFDDKGDLDRESFMTEIRGGKTVVVETLPPLNAKK comes from the coding sequence ATGGACGGATTCCATTTCATGCGCGCGATCACTGCCGCAGTGATCGCGGCCACGGGAGCGCTGGCACAGGCCCAGGACATCAAGATCGCGAACATCGTCGAACTCTCGGGCGCAGGGGCGACCTCGGGCACGATGTTCAAGAACGGCGTGGAAATGGCCATCAAGGAGATCAACGCCTCCGGTGGCATCCTCGGCAAGAGGATCAGCTACACCACGGAAGACACGCAGTCCAACCCGGGCGTCGCCAAGGGTCTGACGCAGAAGGCCGTCGACAACGAGGTGTTCGCGATCTACGGCCCGGTGTTCTCGGGCTCGATCCTCGTGTCCATGGCCGAGAGCAGGCGTGGCGAGACGCCCAACTTCACCGGCGGCGAAGCGGCAGCGATCACCCAGCAGGGCAATCCCTATGTGTTCCGCACCTCGTTCGGCCAGAGCGTCGCCTTCCCGAAGATCGCGCGCTACATCAATGCCAAGTCGAAGAAGCTCGCAGTCATCTATGTGAACAACGACTTCGGCAAGGGCGGACAGACGGCCCTCAAGCAACTGCTTGCGAACTCGCCGACGCAGATCGTGGCCGAGATCTCCACCGATTCGGGCCAGGTCGACTTCTCCGCCGCCGTGATCCAGGCCAAGCAATCGGGTGCCGATGCGCTGTTCGCCTATACCAACGAGGAAGAGTCCGCCCGGCTGCTGCGCGAATTGCGCAAGCAGGGATGGAACAAGCCCATGATCGGTGAAACGGTGCTGACCAGCGCGAAGGTGGTCGAGCTGGCCGGAGAAGCCGCCAATGGCGCCGTGGCGCATGTCGGGCTGACGGTGGATGCGCCGCAACTGCAGGACTTCGGCAAGCGCTTCCAGGCCCAGTACAACACCGTGTCCGATCACAACGGGGTGAAGGGCTACACCGGCGTCTACCTGCTCAAGGCCGGGATCGAGAAGGCCGGAAAGCTCGATCGCAAGGCGGTCGCCGCAGCGCTGCACAACAGCTGCTTCAGCGCCAAGCAGTACCCGGGCATCCTGATGGACGTCTGCTTCGACGACAAGGGCGACCTCGACCGCGAAAGCTTCATGACCGAGATCCGCGGCGGCAAGACGGTCGTCGTCGAGACGCTCCCGCCGCTGAACGCGAAGAAGTAA